A stretch of the Halictus rubicundus isolate RS-2024b chromosome 16, iyHalRubi1_principal, whole genome shotgun sequence genome encodes the following:
- the Axed gene encoding BTB/POZ domain-containing protein axundead isoform X2, which yields MHIAKMTVAYNDGEGSRCVRSESEKLRRKIQKCIRHRIYTNGIIVPLMARHSSKEKTLFRISSEDMIQQPLITTEEISLQAAESAGSNMVVLEAGLPGDTWRYCVERGRLAEKSELFRAMLIGPLAPAPSDPPPLLQLQHVEKRAFDYLFRYLLGEPINFQSVTTARATLDAAHQYLCPELVYLAVEYLEQNLNPSTVLEIYQGLNLYASPISSDISRSFNVPTAPPTPGDDAGEIAEACTRLLLACLEEIDSHPRVIFSQECFEELNATEVEQLACRDTLKLKNESILFHALERWAASECRRHGIEPSASNKRSALSDKVWYSVRYPLMTDKEFIEGPMASGILSSEESAAIVARILGHTQTQDGEELRSPVAGPLSRLSSAPRITANIYENRGCTMSKSGKKERQDNRNNWRKECATQGQRTCVRIGTYILRVLACIFD from the exons ATGCATATTGCCAAAATGACAGTTGCTTACAACGACG GTGAAGGCTCGCGATGCGTTCGCTCCGAGTCTGAGAAACTACGGCGCAAGATTCAAAAGTGCATACGGCACCGGATTTACACGAATGGAATAATCGTTCCTTTGATGGCGAGGCATTCTTCCAAAGAAAAAACGTTATTCCGAATTTCATCGGAGGACATGATTCAGCAACCGTTGATTACAACCGAAGAAATTTCACTACAGGCTGCGGAATCTGCTGGCTCCAATATGGTGGTGCTCgag GCCGGTCTACCTGGTGACACATGGAGGTACTGCGTAGAAAGAGGACGACTCGCCGAGAAGTCGGAATTATTCCGCGCCATGCTCATCGGTCCACTTGCACCTGCACCTAGCGATCCACCGCCTTTGCTTCAGCTGCAGCACGTGGAGAAGCGTGCATTCGATTATCTGTTCAG ATATCTTCTCGGCGAGCCGATAAATTTCCAATCCGTGACGACGGCTAGGGCCACTCTCGACGCAGCTCACCAATACTTGTGTCCGGAGTTGGTGTATCTTGCTGTCGAGTATCTCGAACAGAACCTAAACCCGAGCACCGTACTCGAGATCTATCAAGGGCTCAATCTCTACGCGAGCCCAATATCATCGGACATCTCGAGATCGTTCAATGTACCCACAGCACCGCCAACCCCTGGTGACGATGCTGGCGAAATAG CTGAAGCATGCACGCGGCTTCTTCTCGCCTGCCTGGAGGAAATCGATTCGCATCCGAGGGTCATCTTCAGCCAGGAATGTTTCGAAGAATTGAACGCGACGGAGGTAGAACAATTAGCATGCCGCGACACCCTGAAGCTGAAAAACGAATCCATCCTGTTCCACGCGTTAGAGAGGTGGGCAGCATCCGAATGCCGAAGACACGGAATCGAACCATCGGCGAGCAACAAAAGGTCCGCGCTGTCCGACAAGGTTTGGTACAGCGTGCGGTATCCTCTTATGACCGATAAAGAGTTCATCGAAGGCCCCATGGCGAGCGGAATACTCTCCAGCGAGGAATCCGCCGCCATCGTTGCCAGAATCCTCGGACATACTCAAACACAGGATGGAGAAGAG CTGAGAAGTCCCGTTGCTGGACCACTATCCAGGCTGTCGAGTGCTCCTAGAATCACTGCAAACATTTACGAGAACCGAGGGTGTACGATGTCGAAATCGGGGAAGAAAGAGCGACAAGACAATCGCAACAACTGGAGGAAGGAGTGCGCGACACAAGGGCAAAGAACTTGCGTCAGAATTGGCACCTACATTTTACGGGTTCTTGCTTGTATTTTCGACTGA
- the Gp210 gene encoding nucleoporin 210 produces the protein MTLIVFFVLFCMVSDATVHRLNVPRVLLPVFNDFAVNFTLEVTDGACYQWSTSRLDIIQLIPINENVERTCSSAILIQTITRESSRNTAIVLAEDVNTGQFLRCDVIVDAIYSLNLVTTTRELYIEEAPEAFEVRAYDEQGNEFTTLAGVEFLWNIENADKRMSDGKTANDILRFMTYQESQYETPPTVAALDVIGKKGHIVLLEGIKTGTAKVSVRLPYPEYKHVPPIEVELIVIANLIIIPSDITVMTHDSFKYKIMQARQGRLEEISLPSSQYYLEAENPNILEIDNDHDFAYARSLGRTKVFLHDKNVRDEYPVILPSATVTVNYVAYITLAVLPSRNWGLILGHTHEIVVELYDNKDHKFHIGEGVEVVMKIDEQYFDPKMITQNGTYAVGVPIMCGTMTVEATLYGIIDKHGKKISLASHPTARAELLIHTPVTIQPKILAVPWDFKAKSRYDIVLKASGGDGSYVWSSRHPSIVTVSQNGGIRILAAGTTDISVAMTRNQYNKDTAKVYVLSPSKLKVVEYNMEAAVGELIYLHIALYGKLINETDSKEIPFSDCGDINFETYIPDGNFRQNGSKLVDPVSTACAVIAVTSKNVGTSEITVVYNANGQYLTDNVTVSAYEPLEVVHPNSRESVLAVGTSRKIIFKGGPHPWSNKPQSYLRKVQVSEKKIIEVTEHGELVGGLYKVSVVEVMCKALGDVVLTYTISNVPLLPNCKSTYAAQTVRIICGKPRHIYLQPEFKDSKNCPISLNTERIMAHSDKSLKLIVLVKDEEGRTFDNITSLHIDWNLKPTSIGSVEMSSGSIEETVTDMNVVLPKHYYQNVIFKKHSGSLALTATVTGYQKYILNKLKIIPEWPPFAIETERRIQETPRIQASIEIVLVNDTSINPNKLMVLNDPNAKYYLQVSQGSGYYEFVLSVDDVADVRYLESTKAISIAPKKSGILNLALVDLCLPSKPAEAIIEVQQLAVIQIETVNKIEKGKCIVAALKLFDTNGHILKLPSLNALEFKAEVDNECIEVKQLPASEHGNPPYSLLLYMIYGMAEGESQLTFINKGGDTEIQSESATIQVFLPLRVFPKNLTILVGTVYQVQTTGGPSNAEIEFSTKSNDILSVDRYGIFEGKAVGQTKLVVRAIGLNAKGNKVIYSEDYADIHVLYLEGIKIVVPTSRVKIGATFPLWAFGIPEYLTPLIIGSMQLPLIFMWSSSDSNLVTLHNMYEGTGINIRYQNEVSLRAKAIGPGLATIYLNVTMPCNILAGFKNDVTFTTFVKVEIFEELRLTYPTLPSTVPVILMSPNSLLKLQTNRDRHGSTVYKILSTMHGNDSEDTHLTAASKTATVDKDGIVRAGDNCGKIVISVTNTEAYNLKQSMIIIVEIKPVHYMMLTLKTILRIRNGEELNMLPKGMELDYALDYYDNVGTKFHAAAVNAKTMLNRADLTSISMNTKNVVSAKFIENGDLVVKAFNEKYPNGMFDYVHMMIGDIVFPTKTTLTVGDIVCFSMPLLSSDGDPGYWQSSSPDVLTVDPITGIGRAKNVGYAVVKHSLATHMQGEIEVNIQPIAKVSIVPLRGRNITGTETFSVPLVLKSKDEQVKENNVLSRGLGGCRTFTSFSLNSFPYTCNVQLVPTTSTVGVKDLFLIKPRFDISTGFYYCDVIPMSSPNIISSTFESRIQVSAQSKDIEAAPLEVAYLPPVYVDAKEVVFINIHSQTIPTATLEIYGLPSVLDHLTIDVPNGMTVTARQFISKSTMQYRLRLMHSHDEIQGQKVIVANDVTKQNISLFVRVTKYENFIPLSGIHWVDYMYFHRYTFGTFAVVVITCFYIWKNKMANIDLNIKNRTVFADKCPPQLKKTSTPCSTTINSTNISTPRTPITPIRPFSTFDPVYGYPRAFYSATKRNRSLNT, from the exons ATGACATTAATAGtgtttttcgttttattttgtaTGGTGTCAGATGCTACGGTGCACAGATTAAACGTGCCAAGAGTACTGTTGCCCGTATTTAATGATTTCGCTGTGAATTTCACGCTAGAAGTCACCGACGGTGCTTGTTATCAATG GTCAACGTCACGCTTAGATATCATTCAGCTAATCCCCATTAATGAAAACGTCGAGAGGACTTGTTCTTCAGCTATTTTGATTCAAACGATAACGAGGGAGTCCAGTCGAAACACAGCAATAGTTTTAGCAGAGGATGTGAATACAGGACAGTTTTTAAGATGCGATGTTATAGTCGACGCAATCTATTCTTTGAATCTTGTCACGACAACCAGAGAATTGTACATAGAAGAAGCACCGGAAGCGTTCGAAGTGAGAGCCTACGATGAACAAG GAAATGAGTTCACCACTCTAGCAGGAGTGGAATTCCTCTGGAACATTGAGAATGCCGACAAACGTATGTCGGATGGTAAAACTGCAAACGATATTTTAAGGTTCATGACTTACCAGGAGTCGCAATACGAGACTCCTCCAACTGTTGCTGCTTTGGATGTGATTGGCAAGAAAGGTCACATAGTATTGTTGGAGGGGATAAAAACTGGAACTGCAAAGGTGTCGGTGAGGCTGCCGTATCCAGAATACAAGCATGTACCTCCGATAGAAGTAGAACTGATCGTAATAGCTAATTTAATAATCATTCCATCGGACATAACTGTAATGACACACGATAGTTTCAAATACAAAATAATGCAAGCTCGTCAGGGCCGTTTAGAAGAGATAAGTTTGCCATCCAGCCAGTATTATTTAGAAGCTGAGAACCCAAACATACTAGAAATCGATAACGATCACGATTTCGCGTATGCTCGATCCTTAGGGCGCACCAAAGTCTTTTTGCACGACAAGAACGTCCGCGATGAGTATCCTGTTATTCTGCCATCCGCTACGGTCACCGTAAACTATGTAGCTTACATTACTCTTGCAGTTTTGCCTAGCAGAAATTGGGGATTAATACTTGGCCACACTCACGAGATCGTGGTCGAGTTGTACGACAATAAAGACCATAAGTTTCACATCGGAGAAGGTGTGGAGGTGGTGATGAAGATAGACGAGCAGTATTTCGACCCGAAAATGATAACGCAGAACGGTACCTACGCCGTAGGTGTACCTATCATGTGTGGGACAATGACTGTCGAAGCTACCCTTTACGGTATAATTGATAAACACGGTAAAAAGATTTCGCTCGCTTCGCATCCAACCGCAAGAGCTGAGCTTCTGATTCACACTCCGGTCACCATTCAACCTAAAATATTAGCTGTTCCATGGGACTTCAAAGCCAAGTCCCGGTACGACATAGTTTTAAAAGCAAGCGGAGGTGATGGATCATACGTATGGTCCAGCAGGCATCCGTCCATAGTGACCGTCTCCCAGAACGGAGGTATTCGAATTTTGGCAGCTGGAACTACGGATATAAGTGTCGCGATGACAAGGAATCAATACAATAAAGACACGGCAAAGGTATACGTTCTCTCACCGTCGAAATTAAAAGTGGTGGAGTACAATATGGAAGCAGCGGTAGGAGAACTGATTTATCTCCATATCGCATTATATGGGAAGTTAATTAACGAGACGGACTCGAAGGAGATACCTTTCAGCGACTGCGGAGATATTAATTTTGAAACGTACATTCCGGATGGTAATTTTAGGCAGAACGGCAGTAAACTTGTAGACCCCGTTAGCACCGCGTGTGCTGTGATAGCGGTCACGAGTAAGAATGTTGGGACGTCCGAAATAACAGTAGTATATAACGCTAATGGTCAATATTTAACCGATAACGTCACCGTGTCGGCTTACGAGCCTTTGGAGGTGGTGCATCCGAATAGCAGAGAGTCTGTATTAGCTGTGGGCACTTctagaaaaatcattttcaaagGAGGACCTCATCCGTGGTCCAACAAACCTCAGAGTTACTTGCGGAAGGTCCAGGTGTCCGAGAAGAAAATTATTGAAGTAACAGAGCACGGGGAGTTGGTGGGTGGATTGTACAAGGTATCGGTGGTTGAGGTAATGTGCAAGGCTCTGGGCGACGTAGTATTAACGTACACTATATCAAACGTTCCTCTGTTACCGAATTGCAAAAGCACATACGCTGCACAAACGGTGAGAATCATTTGTGGCAAGCCAAGACACATTTACCTACAGCCTGAGTTCAAAGATAGCAAGAACTGCCCTATCAGTCTGAACACGGAAAGGATAATGGCGCACAGCGATAAGAGCTTGAAACTGATTGTACTCGTGAAAGATGAAGAGGGTAGGACCTTCGACAACATCACGAGCTTGCACATCGACTGGAATTTGAAGCCTACGTCTATAGGTTCTGTAGAAATGTCTTCGGGTTCGATAGAAGAGACGGTCACGGACATGAACGTGGTTTTACCAAAGCACTATTACCAAAACGTTATCTTTAAAAAGCATTCTGGTTCTTTAGCATTAACGGCCACCGTCACTGGTTACCAGAAGTATATTCTGAATAAGTTAAAGATCATCCCCGAGTGGCCACCATTTGCAATTGAGACTGAAAGGAGGATCCAGGAAACTCCGCGTATACAAGCATCCATAGAAATAGTTTTAGTCAACGACACCAGCATCAATCCAAACAAACTGATGGTGCTGAACGACCCCAATGCAAAATATTACTTACAAGTCAGCCAAGGCTCCGGTTACTACGAATTCGTGTTGAGCGTGGACGACGTCGCGGATGTTCGCTACTTGGAGTCAACGAAAGCGATTAGCATCGCTCCGAAGAAATCGGGGATACTAAACTTGGCGTTGGTGGACCTCTGTTTGCCATCAAAGCCGGCTGAGGCTATCATCGAGGTACAGCAGCTCGCAGTCATACAAATAGAGACGGTCAATAAAATTGAGAAAGGGAAGTGCATAGTAGCTGCATTGAAGCTCTTCGATACAAACGGTCACATCTTAAAATTGCCATCTTTGAACGCGTTAGAATTCAAAGCAGAGGTCGACAACGAATGCATAGAAGTGAAACAGTTGCCTGCTAGCGAGCACGGCAATCCTCCTTACAGCTTACTGTTGTACATGATTTATGGCATGGCAGAGGGAGAATCGCAGCTAACTTTCATTAACAAAGGAGGTGACACAGAAATTCAGAGTGAATCGGCAACTATTCAGGTTTTCCTTCCATTGAGAGTTTTCCCAAAGAATTTAACGATACTAGTGGGAACTGTTTATCAGGTCCAGACCACCGGAGGTCCTTCGAACGCAGAGATCGAGTTCTCTACTAAAAGCAATGATATTCTCAGCGTTGATCGTTATGGCATATTCGAGGGAAAGGCAGTGGGACAAACGAAGCTGGTTGTCAGAGCCATTGGACTCAATGCTAAAGGGAACAAAGTCATCTACTCTGAGGACTACGCCGATATTCATGTGCTGTACCTCGAAGgtataaaaattgttgttcCCACAAGCAGAGTAAAAATTGGTGCAACGTTCCCTCTCTGGGCTTTTGGGATTCCGGAATATTTAACGCCGCTCATCATAGGCTCTATGCAACTGCCATTAATCTTTATGTGGTCCTCCAGTGACTCCAACTTGGTCACTCTGCACAATATGTACGAAGGGACTGGTATTAATATCAGGTACCAGAACGAAGTGTCTTTGAGGGCTAAAGCAATTGGACCTGGATTAGCGacaatttatttaaatgttACTATGCCCTGTAATATATTAGCAGGGTTTAAGAACGATGTAACGTTTACTACGTTCGTTAAGGTTGAGATCTTTGAAGAGCTGCGTTTAACGTATCCTACACTGCCTTCGACTGTGCCGGTGATACTAATGTCTCCCAATTCTTTGTTGAAACTGCAAACGAACCGTGACAGACATGGCTCTACCGTCTACAAGATATTGTCAACGATGCATGGCAATGACTCGGAAGACACGCATTTAACAGCAGCATCGAAGACTGCAACTGTTGACAAAGACGGTATTGTAAGAGCCGGCGACAACTGTGGAAAGATAGTCATTTCCGTCACGAACACCGAAGCGTACAACTTGAAGCAGTCGATGATCATTATCGTTGAG ATCAAGCCAGTTCACTACATGATGCTGACGTTGAAAACAATTCTGCGAATTCGAAACGGAGAGGAGTTGAACATGTTGCCGAAGGGTATGGAGTTGGACTACGCACTAGATTATTATGACAATGTTGGAACGAAGTTCCATGCTGCCGCAGTGAATGCTAAAACAATGCTAAATCGCGCCGACCTGACCTCAATTTCTATGAACACTAAGAATGTAGTCTCCGCCAAGTTCATTGAAAACGGGGACCTCGTTGTAAAGGCGTTCAATGAAAAATATCCCAATGGAATGTTCGATTATGTGCACATGATGATTGGAGATATAGTCTTCCCGACAAAG ACGACGCTAACCGTGGGTGACATAGTATGCTTCTCAATGCCGCTTCTATCTTCTGATGGTGATCCTGGTTATTGGCAATCATCGTCTCCCGATGTCTTGACCGTAGATCCCATCACGGGAATAGGAAGAGCAAAGAACGTGGGTTATGCGGTTGTGAAACATAGTCTTGCAACGCACATGCAAGGCGAAATTGAAGTCAATATTCAGCCTATTGCAAAG GTCTCCATCGTCCCATTGAGGGGTCGAAACATCACAGGAACTGAGACGTTCAGCGTTCCTCTTGTTCTCAAGAGCAAAGACGAGCAAGTTAAAGAGAACAATGTGTTGTCCAGAGGTCTAGGTGGTTGCAGAACGTTTACTTCGTTTAGTTTGAACTCGTTTCCCTACACTTGTAATGTACAACTGGTTCCAACCACTTCGACTGTGGGAGTGAAGGACTTGTTCCTCATTAAACCACGATTCGATATTTCAACCG GATTTTATTACTGCGACGTAATACCTATGAGCTCTCCGAACATAATTTCTAGCACGTTCGAAAGCCGCATTCAAGTCAGTGCGCAAAGTAAAGACATCGAGGCTGCGCCATTAGAAGTAGCATATCTACCGCCGGTCTACGTAGATGCTAAAGAAgttgtttttattaatattcattCTCAGACAATTCCAACCGCGACACTTGAAATCTACGGGCTGCCGTCTGTGCTAGATCATCTCACA ATCGATGTACCGAACGGAATGACCGTAACCGCACGCCAGTTTATTTCAAAGTCAACGATGCAATACAGGTTACGATTAATGCACAGTCATGATGAAATTCAAGGCCAAAAAGTTATCGTTGCAAATGATGTCACGAAACAGAATATATCT CTTTTCGTGCGCGTTACAAAGTACGAAAATTTCATACCGCTGTCTGGTATTCATTGGGTGGACTATATGTATTTCCATCGTTACACTTTCGGAACATTTGCGGTCGTTGTGATAACTTGTTTCTACA TATGGAAGAATAAAATGGCGAATATTGACTTGAATATAAAGAACAGGACAGTTTTTG CTGACAAATGTCCTCCGCAACTAAAGAAAACTAGCACCCCATGCTCGACTACAATCAACAGTACAAATATATCTACTCCGCGAACTCCGATAACACCCATAAGACCGTTCTCTACGTTCGATCCGGTGTATGGGTATCCCCGTGCTTTTTACTCGGCAACCAAACGAAATAGATCATTGAACACTTAA
- the Ssrbeta gene encoding signal sequence receptor beta: MKWHIAFAAFAALILTIHAEEEEETARLLVSKQLLNKYLVENMDIVIKYTVHNVGNSAALEVEITDNSFHPDHFTHVSGELNARIDRVPPYTNVSHIVVVRPRKYGYFNFTSAEILYKTKEDAPRLQFALSSEPGEAIIVSFRDYDKQFSSHVIDWAAFAVMTLPSLASPFMLWYSSKSKYEKLLKTSKKH, translated from the exons ATGAAGTGGCACATAGCATTCGCAGCATTTGCTGCTTTAATCCTCACCATACATgctgaggaggaggaggaaactGCAAGATTATTGGTATCGAAGCAGCTACTTAACAAATACCTCGTTGAGAATATGGACATCGTAATCAAG TACACAGTGCACAATGTTGGAAACTCTGCTGCGTTGGAAGTGGAGATCACAGACAACTCTTTCCATCCTGATCACTTCACTCATGTGAGCGGCGAACTGAACGCAAGGATAGACCGTGTTCCACCCTACACTAATGTCAGCCACATTGTTGTTGTGAGGCCACGCAAATACGGATACTTCAATTTCACATCTGCAGAGATTTTGTATAAGACCAAGGAAGATGCACCTAGATTACAATTCGCTCTGAGCAGTGAACCTGGTGAAGCGATCATAGTATCGTTCAGAGATTATGATAAACAATTTTCTTCTCATGTG ATTGACTGGGCCGCATTTGCTGTGATGACGCTACCGTCGTTGGCTAGTCCTTTCATGCTGTGGTACTCTAGTAAAAGTAAATACGAGAAGTTACTCAAAACATCGAAAAAGCATTAA
- the Axed gene encoding BTB/POZ domain-containing protein axundead isoform X1, translating to MTPKLFSHRNTMGSTLLDCFGCSLLWVASEWIVSYAFKLCRNHTATHIDLTNMRLLPFREKLFEDEHGAKGEGSRCVRSESEKLRRKIQKCIRHRIYTNGIIVPLMARHSSKEKTLFRISSEDMIQQPLITTEEISLQAAESAGSNMVVLEAGLPGDTWRYCVERGRLAEKSELFRAMLIGPLAPAPSDPPPLLQLQHVEKRAFDYLFRYLLGEPINFQSVTTARATLDAAHQYLCPELVYLAVEYLEQNLNPSTVLEIYQGLNLYASPISSDISRSFNVPTAPPTPGDDAGEIAEACTRLLLACLEEIDSHPRVIFSQECFEELNATEVEQLACRDTLKLKNESILFHALERWAASECRRHGIEPSASNKRSALSDKVWYSVRYPLMTDKEFIEGPMASGILSSEESAAIVARILGHTQTQDGEELRSPVAGPLSRLSSAPRITANIYENRGCTMSKSGKKERQDNRNNWRKECATQGQRTCVRIGTYILRVLACIFD from the exons ATGACACCTAAACTATTTTCGCACCGAAACACAATGGGGTCGACGCTTCTTGACTGTTTCGGGTGCAGTTTGCTGTGGGTTGCCAGCGAGTGGATCGTTTCCTACGCATTCAAGCTTTGCCGAAATCATACGGCCACGCATATTGACCTTACAAACATGCGTTTACTTCCGTTTAGAGAGAAGCTCTTCGAGGACGAGCATGGAGCGAAAG GTGAAGGCTCGCGATGCGTTCGCTCCGAGTCTGAGAAACTACGGCGCAAGATTCAAAAGTGCATACGGCACCGGATTTACACGAATGGAATAATCGTTCCTTTGATGGCGAGGCATTCTTCCAAAGAAAAAACGTTATTCCGAATTTCATCGGAGGACATGATTCAGCAACCGTTGATTACAACCGAAGAAATTTCACTACAGGCTGCGGAATCTGCTGGCTCCAATATGGTGGTGCTCgag GCCGGTCTACCTGGTGACACATGGAGGTACTGCGTAGAAAGAGGACGACTCGCCGAGAAGTCGGAATTATTCCGCGCCATGCTCATCGGTCCACTTGCACCTGCACCTAGCGATCCACCGCCTTTGCTTCAGCTGCAGCACGTGGAGAAGCGTGCATTCGATTATCTGTTCAG ATATCTTCTCGGCGAGCCGATAAATTTCCAATCCGTGACGACGGCTAGGGCCACTCTCGACGCAGCTCACCAATACTTGTGTCCGGAGTTGGTGTATCTTGCTGTCGAGTATCTCGAACAGAACCTAAACCCGAGCACCGTACTCGAGATCTATCAAGGGCTCAATCTCTACGCGAGCCCAATATCATCGGACATCTCGAGATCGTTCAATGTACCCACAGCACCGCCAACCCCTGGTGACGATGCTGGCGAAATAG CTGAAGCATGCACGCGGCTTCTTCTCGCCTGCCTGGAGGAAATCGATTCGCATCCGAGGGTCATCTTCAGCCAGGAATGTTTCGAAGAATTGAACGCGACGGAGGTAGAACAATTAGCATGCCGCGACACCCTGAAGCTGAAAAACGAATCCATCCTGTTCCACGCGTTAGAGAGGTGGGCAGCATCCGAATGCCGAAGACACGGAATCGAACCATCGGCGAGCAACAAAAGGTCCGCGCTGTCCGACAAGGTTTGGTACAGCGTGCGGTATCCTCTTATGACCGATAAAGAGTTCATCGAAGGCCCCATGGCGAGCGGAATACTCTCCAGCGAGGAATCCGCCGCCATCGTTGCCAGAATCCTCGGACATACTCAAACACAGGATGGAGAAGAG CTGAGAAGTCCCGTTGCTGGACCACTATCCAGGCTGTCGAGTGCTCCTAGAATCACTGCAAACATTTACGAGAACCGAGGGTGTACGATGTCGAAATCGGGGAAGAAAGAGCGACAAGACAATCGCAACAACTGGAGGAAGGAGTGCGCGACACAAGGGCAAAGAACTTGCGTCAGAATTGGCACCTACATTTTACGGGTTCTTGCTTGTATTTTCGACTGA